In Bacteroidota bacterium, one DNA window encodes the following:
- a CDS encoding NAD(P)/FAD-dependent oxidoreductase — protein MKVTIIGAGISGLSAGCYLQMSGFETEIYEKHSKPGGLCTSWKVGDYTFDGCLHWLLGSNESNPFYTLWSELIDMKSVEFVNHQSRVDIEVKDHTDRNGSKVFHLYTDIDRLEKYMISIAPEDKARIKKLIRSMRFIQRYDVPPEIKTQPAFYSFRQKIGMIKYLPLLLFMLRNRYVTNFTFAEKLKNPFLREAFRLIFDGDEFPLLIVTIPLAFSDLSGTGYPIGGSLRFAEKFEEKYLSLGGKIHYHSGVSEILVEDDRAKGILLDDGREIASDITVSAADWHFTVFRALKGRYTDRKILDLRDGISFQVYYSLINVSLGIARPLDDLPHLSRFPIPEELKSPDGTVYTRMELHVYNYDPTLAPAGKTCVSVSFYTKKGDFWIDLYKSDHQQYEQIKANLAERVIEILEQKFGGIRDYVEETDVATPATYHRYTNNWKGSIQGWLPGKNLMVPSPVAFELPGLKNFYYSSHWSLPGGGLPSAIKTSRDMAKVISRKFNG, from the coding sequence ATGAAGGTTACAATAATCGGTGCAGGAATATCAGGTTTATCAGCAGGTTGTTATTTGCAAATGAGCGGATTTGAGACCGAGATCTATGAAAAACACTCGAAACCGGGAGGTCTTTGTACCAGTTGGAAGGTTGGCGATTACACATTCGACGGTTGTCTTCACTGGCTCCTGGGATCAAACGAAAGCAATCCATTCTATACATTATGGTCTGAACTTATCGATATGAAATCCGTTGAGTTTGTTAATCATCAGTCGCGGGTAGATATCGAAGTGAAGGATCATACCGACCGGAACGGCAGCAAGGTTTTTCATTTATACACCGACATTGACCGTCTGGAGAAATATATGATCAGTATTGCCCCGGAAGATAAAGCCCGGATTAAAAAGCTGATCCGGTCCATGCGTTTTATCCAGCGCTATGATGTCCCACCGGAGATCAAAACCCAGCCGGCATTTTATTCTTTCAGACAAAAGATCGGTATGATAAAATACCTGCCTTTGTTATTGTTCATGCTCAGGAATCGCTACGTAACGAATTTCACCTTTGCGGAAAAGCTTAAAAATCCTTTCCTCAGGGAAGCGTTCCGGTTGATCTTCGACGGAGATGAATTTCCTTTGCTCATTGTAACCATTCCCCTGGCATTTTCTGATCTTTCCGGAACGGGTTATCCCATCGGAGGGTCACTTCGTTTTGCGGAAAAGTTTGAGGAGAAGTATTTATCGCTCGGAGGTAAGATACATTACCATAGCGGGGTCAGCGAGATTCTGGTTGAAGATGATCGTGCAAAAGGGATACTGTTGGATGACGGGCGGGAGATCGCATCGGATATAACTGTTTCTGCGGCCGACTGGCATTTTACTGTTTTCAGGGCATTGAAAGGAAGGTACACCGATAGGAAAATTTTGGATCTGCGGGACGGAATCAGTTTCCAGGTATATTACTCCTTAATCAACGTTTCGCTTGGTATTGCCCGCCCATTGGACGATCTACCGCATTTATCGAGGTTCCCGATTCCTGAAGAATTAAAATCCCCGGATGGAACCGTTTATACACGGATGGAACTGCATGTATATAATTATGACCCCACCCTGGCACCCGCTGGAAAAACCTGTGTGTCGGTCAGCTTTTATACTAAAAAGGGAGATTTCTGGATCGACCTGTATAAAAGCGATCATCAGCAATATGAACAGATCAAGGCAAATCTTGCCGAACGGGTGATTGAAATTCTCGAACAAAAATTCGGTGGCATCAGGGATTATGTTGAAGAGACCGATGTTGCCACACCTGCAACCTATCACCGTTATACCAACAATTGGAAGGGGAGCATTCAGGGTTGGCTCCCGGGGAAAAACCTGATGGTTCCCTCCCCCGTTGCGTTTGAGCTCCCAGGATTGAAAAACTTCTATTACAGCAGCCAT